A stretch of [Clostridium] innocuum DNA encodes these proteins:
- the rfbG gene encoding CDP-glucose 4,6-dehydratase: MGGLGMFDINFYKGKKVFITGHTGFKGSWLCKILTNVGAEVTGYSLNPPTSPSLFEIAKIEDDIHSVIGDIRYLDSLKSVFDEAQPEIVLHLAAQPIVRDSYNDPRYTYETNVMGTVNICECVRKSKTVKSFLNVTTDKVYLNKEWNWGYRENEELDGYDPYSNSKSCSELVTHSYINSFFNEMGIAVSTARAGNVIGGGDFANDRIIPDCVRAAIKNDDIVVRNPFSTRPYQHVLEPLYAYLMIAAMQYEDNKYAGYYNVGPDDIDCYQTGAIVDVFVSKWGDNMKWINQYDGGPHEADFLKLDCSKLKATFNWKPHWNLDTAIEKVCEWSKCWINNEDVRACMDKEINEFLKEGI; encoded by the coding sequence ATGGGAGGATTAGGCATGTTCGATATTAATTTTTATAAAGGAAAAAAAGTATTTATTACTGGACATACAGGATTTAAAGGATCTTGGTTATGTAAAATTTTAACTAATGTTGGAGCAGAAGTTACGGGTTATTCTCTAAATCCTCCAACTTCTCCATCATTATTTGAAATTGCTAAAATTGAAGATGATATTCATTCAGTAATAGGTGATATAAGATATTTAGATTCTCTTAAAAGTGTGTTTGATGAAGCTCAACCTGAAATTGTTCTTCATTTAGCTGCTCAACCTATTGTAAGAGATTCTTATAATGATCCAAGATATACATATGAAACCAATGTTATGGGGACAGTCAATATTTGCGAGTGTGTCAGAAAATCTAAAACTGTAAAATCATTCCTAAATGTGACTACTGATAAAGTGTATTTAAATAAAGAATGGAATTGGGGATATAGAGAAAATGAAGAATTAGATGGATACGATCCATATTCTAATTCTAAGTCTTGTTCTGAATTAGTTACTCATTCATACATCAATTCTTTTTTTAATGAGATGGGAATTGCAGTGAGTACAGCTAGGGCAGGTAATGTTATTGGTGGTGGTGATTTCGCTAATGACAGAATTATTCCTGACTGCGTTAGAGCTGCAATTAAGAATGATGATATCGTAGTTAGAAATCCATTCTCAACTCGACCATATCAACATGTATTAGAACCATTATATGCATATTTAATGATAGCAGCTATGCAATATGAAGATAACAAATATGCTGGATATTACAATGTAGGGCCAGATGATATTGATTGCTATCAAACTGGAGCAATTGTGGATGTTTTTGTTTCAAAATGGGGAGATAACATGAAATGGATCAATCAATATGACGGCGGTCCTCATGAAGCTGATTTTCTAAAATTAGATTGTTCAAAATTAAAAGCGACATTCAATTGGAAACCACATTGGAACCTAGATACGGCTATCGAAAAAGTATGTGAGTGGTCTAAATGTTGGATTAATAATGAAGATGTTCGAGCATGTATGGATAAAGAAATTAATGAATTTTTAAAGGAAGGTATTTAA
- the rfbF gene encoding glucose-1-phosphate cytidylyltransferase — MKVVILAGGYGTRISEESAFKPKPMIEIGGMPILWHIMKGFSEQGFNEFVICAGYKQHVIKEWFADYFLHTSDITFDFTKGNEMIVHNKHAEAWKVTVVDTGLNTMTGGRIKKIQDYIGNESFIMTYGDAVGNVDINDLIKFHKAHGKIGTISVYNFGQNKGVLDIAKDGKVNAFREKSDLDGDLINIGFMVMNPDIFKRIEGDNTVFEQEPLNSLVANNELIARTHIGYWQCMDTLREKQQLEKLWSSGKAPWKTWED, encoded by the coding sequence ATGAAAGTAGTAATTTTAGCGGGTGGATATGGAACAAGAATTTCAGAAGAATCAGCGTTCAAGCCAAAGCCCATGATTGAAATTGGTGGAATGCCTATTTTATGGCATATTATGAAAGGGTTTTCTGAACAAGGATTCAATGAGTTTGTGATTTGTGCCGGTTATAAACAGCATGTTATTAAAGAGTGGTTTGCAGATTATTTTTTACATACATCAGATATTACTTTTGATTTCACCAAAGGAAATGAAATGATTGTCCATAATAAGCATGCAGAAGCTTGGAAAGTAACAGTAGTAGACACTGGATTAAATACAATGACAGGTGGTAGAATTAAAAAAATACAGGATTATATTGGAAATGAATCATTTATAATGACTTATGGAGATGCTGTTGGAAATGTAGATATTAACGATTTAATTAAATTCCATAAAGCACATGGCAAAATTGGAACAATATCTGTATACAACTTCGGTCAAAATAAAGGGGTTCTTGATATAGCTAAAGATGGGAAAGTAAATGCATTTAGAGAGAAGTCTGATCTGGATGGAGATTTAATCAATATTGGATTTATGGTTATGAATCCTGATATTTTCAAAAGAATTGAAGGGGATAATACTGTTTTTGAACAAGAACCATTAAATAGCTTGGTTGCGAATAATGAGTTAATTGCAAGAACACATATTGGTTATTGGCAATGTATGGATACTCTTAGAGAAAAGCAGCAGTTAGAAAAATTATGGAGTTCAGGTAAAGCACCTTGGAAAACATGGGAGGATTAG